A single genomic interval of Coffea eugenioides isolate CCC68of unplaced genomic scaffold, Ceug_1.0 ScVebR1_2730;HRSCAF=3811, whole genome shotgun sequence harbors:
- the LOC113757102 gene encoding LOW QUALITY PROTEIN: GTPase-activating protein GYP7-like (The sequence of the model RefSeq protein was modified relative to this genomic sequence to represent the inferred CDS: deleted 2 bases in 1 codon): MLMGMLIVKRFTDRNVIYILTSSELQIPQKTPKSVTKSEDFASWQGLIRLGMPVFRANGECIVFPLRPAVQMKSSRRFCETVGLQDYDHLEPSRIFHAARLVAILEAYAFYDPEIGYCQGMSDLLSPIVAVMTEDHEAFWCFVGFMRKARHNFRLDEVGIRRQLNIVSKIIKFKDSHLYRHLEKLQAEDCFFVYRMVVVLFRRELTFEQTLCLWEVMWADQAAIRAGIWKSAWSRIRLRAPPTEDLLLYAIAASVLQRRKQIIEKYSSMDEILRECNSMAGHLDVWKLLNDAHDLVVTLHDKIETPF, encoded by the exons ATGTTGATGGGAATGCTGATTGTAAAACGATTTACAGATCGCAATGTGATTTATATTCTGACTTCTTCAGAACTTCAgattcctcagaagacacctaAGTCAG TCACGAAATCTGAAGATTTTGCCTCATGGCAGGGATTAATTCGCCTTGGAATGCCAGTATTTCGTGCAAATGGAGAGTGTATCGTATTCCCACTCAGGCCTGCAGTACAGATGAAAAGCAGCCGTCGTTTCTGCGAAACTGTT GGGTTGCAGGACTATGACCACCTAGAACCTTCCAGGATTTTCCATGCTGCTCGACTAGTTGCCATTCTTGAAGCCTATGCTTTTTATGACCCTGAAATTGGCTACTGTCAGGGAATGAGTGATTTGCTGTCCCCAATCGTTGCTGTAATGACTGAGGACCATGAAGCTTTCTGGTGTTTTGTTGGTTTTATGAGGAAGGCTCGGCATAATTTTAGGCTCGATGAGGTTGGAATCAGAAGGCAACTGAATATTGTttctaaaattataaaattcaaGGATTCACATCTCTACCGACACTTGGAGAAGCTTCAGGCAGAGGACTGCTTTTTTGTATACAGGATGGTGGTGGTACTCTTTAGGAGGGAATTAACTTTTGAGCAAACACTTTGCCTGTGGGAAGTGATGTGGGCAGATCAAGCTGCAATTAGAGCTGGTATTTGGAAGTCTGCTTGGAGCAGAATAAGGCTGCGTGCACCCCCAACAGAAGATTTATTGTTGTATGCCATTGCTGCTTCAGTCTTGCAAAGAAGGAAACAAATCATAGAGAAGTATAGCAGCATGGATGAGATTTTAAGGGAGTGCAATAGCATGGCTGGGCATCTAGACGTGTGGAAACTCCTTAATGATGCACATGACTTGGTTGTGACCCTGCATG